A single window of Thalassomonas viridans DNA harbors:
- a CDS encoding sugar phosphate isomerase/epimerase family protein, which yields MQLSFHKSFWEAQCNNEQELNTLLAKVKEEGYRGTELFLPFYPINSTATLRAHQQQELAIITGIATDGDTPEQHLASLERQVEQAMAFNPKFINCHTGRDIFSLDDNLEIFSRALELEREYGINITHETHRFRPTFNTLTTEVILQALPQLKLNLDISHWMVVHESDLSDQQARVDALLKSAFHVHARVGYEEGPQVTDPQDPCWQAHLENHTRLWQSVVNNAAERGQAELTITPEFGPFPYAHVKPHSEQTLTDIWAANYFIKQHLEKCLQLPA from the coding sequence GTGCAGTTATCGTTTCATAAATCATTCTGGGAAGCCCAGTGCAACAACGAACAGGAATTAAACACCTTACTGGCCAAGGTTAAGGAAGAAGGTTACCGGGGAACCGAATTATTCCTGCCCTTCTACCCCATCAACAGCACAGCTACCCTCAGGGCCCATCAGCAGCAGGAATTAGCCATCATCACCGGCATCGCCACTGACGGCGACACGCCAGAGCAACACCTGGCAAGCCTGGAACGCCAGGTAGAGCAGGCCATGGCCTTCAATCCTAAGTTTATCAACTGCCATACCGGGCGGGACATTTTCTCCCTGGACGACAACCTGGAAATCTTCAGCCGGGCATTAGAGCTGGAGCGGGAATACGGCATTAACATCACCCACGAAACCCACAGATTCAGGCCAACCTTTAATACCCTGACCACAGAGGTTATCTTGCAGGCCCTGCCCCAGCTCAAACTCAACCTGGATATCAGCCACTGGATGGTGGTACACGAGTCGGACTTAAGCGACCAGCAGGCAAGGGTAGATGCCCTGTTAAAAAGCGCCTTCCATGTTCATGCCAGGGTGGGTTATGAAGAAGGGCCGCAAGTGACAGATCCGCAGGATCCCTGCTGGCAGGCGCACCTGGAAAACCACACCCGCTTATGGCAGTCGGTGGTGAACAATGCCGCAGAGCGCGGGCAGGCAGAGCTGACCATCACCCCGGAATTCGGCCCGTTTCCTTACGCCCATGTCAAACCGCACAGCGAACAGACGCTGACGGATATCTGGGCAGCCAACTATTTTATCAAACAGCATCTGGAAAAGTGCCTGCAGCTTCCGGCGTAA
- the flgN gene encoding flagellar export chaperone FlgN: MNNVQQGLRGLVNGIKQDIIYYTRFQALLKEQQVAMQRHDSEKLLQVNQRHEKLYQVILAQAKKRKAILLKLGVSADNEGIEKVFNSLNHVSKGRVYELWQQLQQLTLDCQQQNDINGRLLAAQHELLNKLLHPQESGEYAPAMP; encoded by the coding sequence ATGAATAATGTTCAGCAGGGACTTCGGGGGCTGGTAAACGGTATCAAGCAGGATATTATTTATTACACCCGCTTTCAGGCCCTGTTAAAAGAGCAGCAGGTTGCCATGCAGCGTCACGACAGCGAAAAGCTGCTCCAGGTGAACCAGCGCCATGAAAAACTGTACCAGGTGATTTTGGCCCAGGCGAAAAAGCGTAAGGCTATTTTGCTGAAACTAGGGGTAAGCGCCGATAACGAAGGCATAGAAAAGGTGTTTAACAGTTTAAACCATGTTTCTAAAGGCCGGGTTTATGAGCTGTGGCAGCAGCTGCAACAGCTGACTTTGGATTGCCAGCAGCAAAATGACATCAACGGCCGGTTACTGGCCGCTCAGCACGAATTACTCAATAAACTCCTGCATCCGCAAGAGAGCGGCGAATATGCGCCTGCCATGCCTTAA
- the flgM gene encoding flagellar biosynthesis anti-sigma factor FlgM, with the protein MKVTNNPMAQAGLNSQTTKVAGDKAAAVSAVKNSGETSASVKAFAEKADNFFDINNKLSSASDVDMEKVNQVRELIAQGNLSLDLDVLSDAILEMHRR; encoded by the coding sequence ATGAAAGTAACTAATAACCCTATGGCGCAAGCCGGTTTAAACAGCCAGACGACGAAAGTTGCCGGCGATAAAGCGGCGGCAGTAAGCGCGGTAAAAAACAGCGGCGAAACTTCGGCAAGCGTAAAAGCCTTTGCCGAAAAAGCCGATAATTTTTTCGATATTAATAACAAGCTTTCTTCGGCATCGGATGTGGATATGGAGAAGGTTAACCAGGTACGCGAGCTGATTGCCCAGGGAAATCTGAGCTTGGATTTGGATGTGCTCAGCGACGCCATTTTGGAAATGCACAGACGATGA
- a CDS encoding SymE family type I addiction module toxin: protein MADSNHTPEPRPAKAKYPAPRQLTVLETIRGTAKRTREVGLHYVPVVLEPCVVLRGKWLNQAGFTAGQKVTVTAGQEGLMITPSLTSKALANL, encoded by the coding sequence ATGGCTGATTCTAATCATACGCCAGAGCCCCGTCCGGCAAAAGCAAAATATCCCGCCCCGCGCCAGCTTACCGTGCTGGAAACCATACGAGGAACCGCCAAAAGAACCCGCGAGGTCGGCCTGCATTATGTGCCGGTAGTCCTCGAACCTTGTGTCGTATTACGAGGCAAATGGCTCAACCAGGCCGGTTTCACCGCAGGGCAGAAAGTGACGGTAACCGCAGGACAGGAAGGCTTAATGATCACGCCAAGCCTGACAAGCAAAGCCTTAGCTAACCTTTAA
- the flgA gene encoding flagellar basal body P-ring formation chaperone FlgA produces the protein MVYLFFDQKGKAEAEEVFPQGKRGFYSGGRFFFLFLLLLTALFTSVFARAEPFVQQVKNDLAAYAGQMAWPKYREEIITWLPGKGKQLPECGQEVSFELANHSRPPLGRVHYVISCASPKWQVRAQAKVKVWLDVWHARNDIAVDQVITAADVYLKNIEISRLNREFFTAGQKVVNKRSVRRIRGGKIINAGQLQNVYLVKKGEEVLIRAQQGNFVATMKGTALENGMLGEKIRIENASSKKVIQGRVAGQGIVETLF, from the coding sequence ATGGTTTATTTGTTTTTTGACCAAAAAGGGAAAGCGGAAGCGGAAGAAGTTTTTCCGCAGGGGAAACGGGGTTTTTATAGCGGCGGCCGCTTTTTTTTCCTGTTTTTGTTGCTGCTAACGGCTTTATTTACATCGGTTTTTGCCCGGGCGGAACCTTTTGTACAGCAAGTGAAAAACGATCTGGCGGCTTATGCCGGGCAAATGGCCTGGCCGAAATACCGGGAGGAGATCATTACCTGGCTGCCGGGTAAGGGGAAACAGCTGCCGGAGTGCGGACAGGAGGTTTCCTTTGAGCTGGCTAACCACAGCCGCCCGCCGTTGGGACGGGTGCATTATGTTATTTCCTGCGCCAGCCCGAAATGGCAGGTGAGGGCGCAGGCGAAAGTCAAAGTCTGGCTCGACGTCTGGCATGCGAGAAATGATATTGCCGTGGATCAGGTGATCACCGCTGCCGATGTTTACCTGAAAAATATTGAAATCAGCCGGTTAAACCGGGAATTTTTTACCGCCGGGCAAAAGGTGGTGAATAAACGCAGCGTCAGGCGCATACGCGGCGGCAAGATCATTAATGCCGGGCAGCTGCAAAATGTTTACCTGGTGAAGAAGGGGGAAGAAGTGCTGATCCGGGCGCAGCAGGGCAATTTTGTCGCCACCATGAAAGGCACGGCGCTGGAAAACGGTATGCTGGGGGAGAAGATCAGGATAGAAAATGCTTCCTCGAAAAAGGTGATACAGGGCCGGGTGGCCGGGCAGGGGATAGTGGAAACCCTTTTTTGA
- the flgB gene encoding flagellar basal body rod protein FlgB, which produces MAINFDKALGIHPYALQARVQRSEILASNLANVDTPGYLARDYDFKAAMADVESQFNNSGSGFVPQLSMEAQYRVPYQPALDGNTAEMGVEQSKFNNNAMDFQSSLTFLNMKIQGLQKVIDGR; this is translated from the coding sequence ATGGCAATAAATTTTGATAAAGCCTTGGGCATTCATCCTTATGCCTTACAGGCCAGGGTGCAGCGCAGCGAGATCCTCGCCAGCAATTTAGCCAATGTTGACACCCCGGGTTATCTGGCCCGGGATTATGACTTCAAAGCCGCCATGGCGGATGTCGAGTCACAGTTCAACAACTCGGGCTCCGGTTTTGTACCGCAATTGTCCATGGAAGCCCAGTACCGGGTGCCCTACCAGCCGGCGCTGGACGGCAATACCGCGGAAATGGGCGTGGAACAAAGCAAATTTAACAACAATGCCATGGATTTTCAGAGCAGCCTGACTTTCCTGAACATGAAAATACAGGGCCTGCAAAAAGTAATAGACGGACGCTAA
- the flgC gene encoding flagellar basal body rod protein FlgC, giving the protein MSFNNIYDIAGSAMRSQTLRLNTVASNLANADAAAGSEQEAYRALKPVFSSVYQTSQEEMQITGASVQVLGVTQSQQAVERRYEPENSLADEEGYVFYSNVNAVEEMADMMSASRSFEGSVEVMRRVNSMQQSLLRLGKG; this is encoded by the coding sequence ATGTCATTCAACAACATCTATGATATTGCCGGCAGCGCCATGCGCAGCCAGACACTGAGACTCAATACCGTGGCTTCCAACCTGGCCAACGCCGATGCCGCCGCCGGCAGCGAACAGGAAGCCTATCGCGCCTTGAAGCCGGTATTCTCTTCTGTTTATCAAACCAGCCAGGAAGAAATGCAGATCACCGGCGCCAGCGTACAGGTGCTTGGGGTTACCCAGTCGCAGCAGGCAGTCGAGCGCCGCTACGAGCCGGAAAACAGCCTGGCGGATGAAGAAGGTTATGTCTTTTATTCCAACGTCAACGCCGTGGAAGAAATGGCGGATATGATGTCGGCTTCGCGCAGTTTCGAAGGTTCGGTGGAAGTCATGCGCCGGGTCAACAGTATGCAGCAAAGTTTATTGCGCTTAGGAAAAGGATAA
- a CDS encoding flagellar hook assembly protein FlgD, with the protein MSAITNTGSGVNTASQGTNTTTNSAFGLKNEFLEMMVAQIQNQDPLNPLDGTEYVSQLAEFSMVEGIEYLRSGQTEQADLMYTQQVLQSTSLIGKDVLVPASSLAAQQGEKPRGVIKLDGSADKVVLKVKDLNGQVVQEHNWQYASQGEIAFELDELDQNSYVFEVEVHNGENISSQTPWLQRNVEKVSLPSSGGDIQLALTGMGSVSLFSVSEFSQNNS; encoded by the coding sequence ATGTCAGCTATTACTAATACCGGTTCCGGCGTCAACACCGCCAGCCAGGGCACCAATACAACAACCAACTCCGCTTTTGGTTTAAAGAATGAATTCCTGGAAATGATGGTTGCCCAGATCCAAAACCAGGATCCGCTCAATCCCCTAGACGGCACCGAATATGTCAGCCAGCTGGCGGAATTTTCCATGGTGGAAGGCATAGAATACCTGCGCAGCGGCCAGACGGAACAGGCAGATCTAATGTACACCCAGCAAGTGCTGCAAAGCACCTCCCTTATCGGCAAAGACGTGCTGGTGCCTGCCTCCTCGCTTGCGGCCCAGCAGGGGGAAAAGCCCCGGGGTGTGATCAAACTCGACGGCAGCGCCGACAAGGTAGTGCTGAAAGTCAAAGACTTAAACGGCCAGGTGGTGCAGGAGCATAACTGGCAGTATGCCAGCCAGGGGGAGATCGCCTTCGAACTGGATGAACTCGACCAGAACTCCTATGTCTTTGAAGTCGAAGTACATAACGGGGAAAACATCAGCAGCCAGACACCCTGGCTACAGCGCAACGTGGAAAAAGTCAGCCTGCCGTCCAGCGGCGGCGATATCCAGCTTGCACTTACCGGAATGGGGAGCGTTTCTCTGTTCTCCGTTTCAGAATTTAGCCAGAATAACAGTTAA
- the flgE gene encoding flagellar hook protein FlgE has protein sequence MSFSIGLSGLRATNEQLDVISQNIANVDTSGFKSGRAEFSAIYSGGLPGGVEVADVSSNFDRDGSVINTGRSMDMAISGRGFFVLNNNGETAYTRAGTFNRDASNYIVSNSGARLQGYPVDSTGALLDGVVSDLQVATGTLQASESSVVNFAANLKADSAIPATAWNPASIQPDMYNYSQSSTVYDTLGTEHVLTQYFVKTGTNSWDAHYFIDGAAAGTTPTQALTFDATGNLLTPAAAVNLTHNVTNGANNLAIGLSLTDMTQNSADFSLSRNETDGYGAGELKNIRVDDDGSVYGVYTNGQDMLQGKVILADFANPDGLSKGDNTTWTQTFSSGAPMLGVPDSGTLGSLSSGAYEGSNVDLTGELVNLMTAQRNYQANAKTISAAEQMTQVLFSSF, from the coding sequence ATGTCTTTTAGTATAGGTTTATCAGGACTTCGCGCCACCAACGAGCAACTGGATGTCATTTCGCAAAACATTGCCAACGTCGATACTTCCGGCTTTAAATCCGGCCGGGCGGAATTCTCCGCCATCTACAGCGGCGGCTTACCCGGCGGCGTTGAAGTCGCGGATGTTTCCAGCAACTTCGACCGCGACGGTTCAGTGATCAATACCGGCCGTTCCATGGACATGGCCATCAGCGGCCGCGGTTTCTTCGTATTAAACAACAACGGCGAAACCGCCTACACCCGCGCCGGTACCTTCAACCGCGACGCCAGCAACTATATCGTCAGCAACAGCGGCGCCAGGTTACAGGGTTACCCGGTAGACAGCACAGGCGCGCTGCTTGATGGTGTGGTTAGCGACCTGCAGGTGGCAACCGGCACCTTACAGGCCAGCGAGTCCAGCGTAGTCAACTTTGCCGCCAACTTAAAAGCCGACTCCGCCATACCGGCGACCGCCTGGAACCCCGCCAGCATACAACCGGACATGTACAACTATTCCCAGTCCAGCACGGTTTACGATACTTTAGGTACAGAGCATGTACTGACCCAATACTTTGTCAAAACCGGTACCAATAGCTGGGACGCCCATTACTTTATTGACGGCGCTGCCGCAGGCACCACGCCAACCCAGGCATTAACCTTCGATGCCACCGGCAACCTGTTGACCCCGGCGGCTGCAGTAAACCTGACCCATAATGTTACTAACGGCGCCAACAACCTTGCTATTGGTCTTTCCCTGACGGATATGACCCAGAACAGCGCCGATTTCAGCTTAAGTCGCAACGAAACTGACGGCTACGGCGCCGGTGAACTGAAAAATATCCGGGTGGACGACGACGGTTCCGTTTACGGCGTTTACACCAACGGCCAGGACATGTTGCAGGGTAAGGTTATCCTGGCGGATTTTGCCAACCCCGACGGCCTGAGCAAAGGCGACAACACCACCTGGACCCAGACCTTTTCTTCCGGCGCGCCTATGCTGGGGGTTCCTGACAGCGGCACTTTGGGCAGCCTGAGCTCCGGCGCCTATGAAGGCTCCAACGTCGACCTGACCGGCGAGCTGGTTAACCTGATGACCGCCCAACGCAACTACCAGGCCAACGCCAAGACCATAAGTGCCGCCGAACAGATGACGCAAGTCCTGTTCAGCTCATTTTAA
- a CDS encoding flagellar basal body rod protein FlgF, with protein sequence MELLYTALSGAKQTQTAMAIRANNLANVNTTGFRADLERTAAYQIEGYGFNTRYMSQSEQAGTNFASGRLQQTGRTLDVAIQGDGYLAVQAPSGQEAYTRAGNIMVDGAGQAFINGNPVLSDGGQLILPEYQQITIGKDGTVSVIPQGGGAQIEVGQITLVKPEDAAMTKGLDGLLYLKSGAQAPVSDEVELVSGFLESSNVNAVTELVSSMAVNRQFELQIKMMKTADTLAQSGNKLISGS encoded by the coding sequence ATGGAACTCTTATATACCGCCCTTTCCGGAGCAAAACAGACGCAAACCGCCATGGCGATACGCGCCAACAACCTGGCCAATGTCAATACCACCGGCTTCCGTGCCGATCTGGAGCGCACCGCCGCCTACCAGATCGAAGGTTATGGTTTTAATACCCGGTATATGAGCCAGTCGGAGCAGGCGGGCACCAACTTTGCCAGCGGCCGTTTGCAGCAAACCGGCCGCACTCTGGATGTCGCCATCCAGGGGGACGGCTACCTGGCGGTACAGGCGCCGTCCGGCCAGGAAGCCTATACCCGCGCCGGCAATATCATGGTGGACGGCGCAGGCCAGGCCTTTATCAACGGCAACCCGGTGTTGTCCGACGGCGGCCAGCTGATCCTGCCGGAATACCAGCAGATCACTATAGGTAAAGACGGCACCGTCAGCGTGATTCCCCAGGGGGGCGGCGCACAAATCGAAGTGGGCCAGATCACTTTGGTCAAGCCGGAAGATGCCGCCATGACCAAAGGCCTGGACGGCCTGCTTTACCTGAAAAGCGGCGCCCAGGCGCCGGTCAGCGATGAAGTGGAGCTGGTGTCCGGTTTCCTGGAAAGCTCAAACGTCAACGCCGTTACCGAGCTGGTGTCGTCCATGGCGGTCAACCGCCAGTTCGAATTGCAAATCAAGATGATGAAAACCGCAGACACATTAGCGCAAAGCGGCAATAAACTCATCAGCGGCTCATAA